From Zingiber officinale cultivar Zhangliang chromosome 5B, Zo_v1.1, whole genome shotgun sequence, the proteins below share one genomic window:
- the LOC121983953 gene encoding eukaryotic peptide chain release factor subunit 1-2-like produces the protein MEETDKNVQVWKVKKLIKALESARGNGTSMISLIMPPRDQVSRVTKMLGDEYGTASNIKSRVNRQSVLAAITSAQQRLKLYNKVPSNGLVLYTGTIVTEDGKEKKVTIDFEPFKPINASLYLCDNKFHTEALSELLQSDEKFGFIVMDGNGTLFGTLSGNTREVLHKFTVDLPKKHGRGGQSALRFARLRMEKRHNYVRKTAELSTQFFINPATSQLNVAGLILAGSADFKTELSQSDMFDQRLQAKILNVADVSYGGENGFNQAIELSAEILSNVKFIQEKKLIGKYFEEISQNTEKYCFGADDTLKALEMGAVETLIVWENLEINRYVLKHSSSGEIMVKHLRKDEETDQNNFLDSNTSAELEVQEKISLLEWFANEYKRFGCTLEFVTDRSQEGSQFCRGFGGIGGILRYQLDLSVFDEISDGEYEEDFE, from the coding sequence ATGGAGGAAACAGATAAGAACGTACAGGTCTGGAAGGTCAAGAAGTTAATCAAAGCTCTAGAATCAGCCAGAGGTAATGGCACTAGCATGATTTCTCTAATTATGCCACCTCGTGATCAAGTGTCTCGAGTCACTAAGATGTTGGGTGATGAATATGGAACTGCTTCGAATATCAAAAGCAGAGTCAATCGACAATCTGTATTAGCTGCTATTACTTCTGCTCAGCAAAGACTCAAGCTTTACAACAAGGTTCCTTCAAATGGACTAGTTTTGTACACGGGAACCATAGTTACTGAGGATgggaaagaaaagaaagtcaCAATTGATTTCGAGCCATTTAAACCTATCAATGCATCTCTTTATCTCTGTGATAACAAGTTTCATACTGAGGCATTGAGTGAACTTTTACAATCTGATGAGAAGTTCGGTTTCATTGTTATGGATGGAAATGGTACACTGTTTGGCACTTTAAGTGGAAACACGCGCGAGGTGCTTCATAAGTTCACTGTTGACCTTCCAAAAAAGCATGGACGAGGAGGGCAATCAGCACTGCGGTTTGCTCGACTTAGGATGGAGAAGCGCCATAATTATGTCCGCAAGACTGCAGAGCTGTCAACACAGTTCTTTATCAATCCTGCCACTAGTCAGCTAAATGTTGCTGGATTAATTTTGGCTGGATCTGCTGATTTTAAGACAGAGTTGAGCCAATCTGACATGTTTGATCAACGATTGCAGGCTAAAATTCTCAATGTGGCGGATGTGTCATATGGAGGTGAGAATGGTTTTAACCAAGCCATCGAGCTATCTGCTGAGATTCTATCGAATGTGAAGTTCATACAGGAAAAGAAATTGATAGGTAAATATTTTGAGGAAATAAGTCAAAACACAGAAAAGTATTGCTTTGGTGCGGACGACACCTTGAAAGCCCTGGAAATGGGTGCTGTTGAGACACTAATTGTGTGGGAAAATTTGGAAATAAATAGATATGTTCTCAAGCACAGTTCTAGTGGAGAGATCATGGTCAAACATCTTAGAAAGGACGAAGAGACAGATCAAAATAACTTTCTAGATTCCAACACATCTGCTGAGTTGGAAGTGCAGGAGAAAATTTCACTTCTGGAGTGGTTTGCCAATGAGTACAAGCGTTTTGGATGCACGCTTGAATTCGTCACTGACAGGTCTCAAGAGGGATCCCAGTTTTGCCGAGGCTTTGGTGGTATTGGCGGAATTCTTCGCTATCAGCTCGACTTGAGTGTTTTTGATGAGATATCTGATGgagaatatgaagaagattttgAATAG
- the LOC121983956 gene encoding scarecrow-like protein 3: protein MVPLMGNVAQDDGSSSVTSSPLKSFSLMSLSPPALLPWPPALRELKSDERGLCLIHLLLNCANHVAAGSLDRANAFLEQIALLAVPDGDAMQRIASHFTEALARRAIRMWPGLYHALDSARAVVLPLAEAAVARRHFLDLCPFLRLSFVVANQAIMEAMEGEKVVHIVDLNASDPTPWLALLQGLRARPEGPPHLKLTAVHEHRELLNHTAIRLSEEAERLDIPFQFNPVVSKLDNLDVESLRIKTGEALAITAVLQLHTLLATNDSADVRKAAQRAPPAGITQQLSLGDYLDKDHGANGHSPSADSVLSSPFASTSPARIDSFLAALWGLSPKLMVVMEQESNHNSAALTERFVEALFYYAALFDCLDSTVPRQSVERLRLEKMLLGEEIKNIIACEGWERKERHEKLEQWARRLNAAGFVAVPLGYYALLQARRLLQGFGCDGYKVREEGGGRLMMCWQDRPLFSVSAWRC from the coding sequence ATGGTGCCTTTGATGGGCAACGTGGCCCAGGACGATGGGTCGTCGTCGGTGACTTCATCGCCGCTCAAGAGCTTCTCGCTGATGTCTCTTTCGCCGCCGGCGCTGTTGCCGTGGCCGCCGGCGCTGCGGGAGCTCAAGTCCGACGAGCGCGGACTCTGCCTCATCCACCTTCTCCTCAACTGCGCCAACCACGTCGCCGCGGGCAGCCTCGACCGCGCCAACGCCTTCCTGGAGCAGATCGCGCTGCTCGCCGTCCCTGATGGCGACGCCATGCAGCGCATCGCCTCCCACTTCACGGAGGCGCTGGCGCGCCGCGCCATCCGCATGTGGCCGGGGCTCTACCACGCCCTCGACTCCGCCCGCGCGGTGGTCCTGCCCCTCGCGGAAGCCGCCGTCGCCCGACGCCACTTCCTCGACCTCTGTCCCTTCCTCCGCCTCTCCTTCGTCGTCGCCAACCAGGCGATCATGGAGGCGATGGAGGGCGAGAAGGTTGTCCACATCGTCGACCTCAATGCCTCCGACCCGACCCCGTGGCTGGCGCTCCTCCAGGGGCTGAGGGCGAGGCCAGAGGGGCCACCTCACCTCAAGCTCACCGCGGTCCACGAGCATCGGGAGCTTCTCAACCACACCGCCATCCGCCTCTCCGAGGAGGCCGAGCGGCTCGATATTCCTTTCCAATTCAACCCCGTGGTGAGCAAATTGGACAACCTCGACGTCGAGAGCCTCCGCATTAAAACAGGGGAGGCGCTGGCCATCACCGCCGTCCTCCAGCTCCACACCCTCCTCGCCACCAACGACTCGGCCGACGTCCGGAAGGCGGCCCAACGAGCCCCACCGGCCGGAATCACCCAACAGCTATCCCTAGGCGATTACCTCGACAAGGACCACGGGGCGAACGGGCACAGCCCAAGCGCGGACTCGGTACTATCCTCGCCATTCGCCTCGACGTCGCCGGCGCGTATAGATAGCTTCCTGGCGGCGCTGTGGGGGCTGTCGCCGAAGCTGATGGTGGTGATGGAGCAGGAGTCGAACCACAACAGCGCGGCGCTGACGGAACGGTTCGTGGAGGCGCTATTCTACTACGCGGCGCTGTTCGACTGCCTCGACTCGACTGTCCCCCGGCAGTCCGTGGAGCGGCTGCGGCTGGAGAAGATGCTGCTGGGGGAGGAGATCAAGAACATCATCGCGTGCGAGGGGTGGGAGAGGAAGGAGCGgcacgagaagctggagcagtgGGCGCGGCGCCTCAACGCCGCGGGCTTCGTCGCGGTGCCGCTCGGTTACTACGCGCTCCTGCAGGCCCGCCGCCTGCTGCAGGGCTTCGGGTGCGACGGCTACAAGGTACGGGAGGAGGGCGGCGGCCGCCTCATGATGTGCTGGCAGGACCGGCCGCTCTTCTCGGTGTCGGCATGGCGATGCTAG
- the LOC121987215 gene encoding reactive oxygen species modulator 1-like — protein MGRDSCLVRVTAGAAIGGSIGGAVGAVYGTYEAIRYKVPGLLKIRHIGQTTLGSAAVFGLFMAAGSLIHCGK, from the exons ATGGGTAGAGACAGCTGCTTGGTTCGCGTCACGGCCGGAGCGGCGATAGGCGGATCGATCGGCGGCGCAGTTG GTGCCGTCTATGGGACATATGAGGCTATTAGATACAAG GTGCCTGGATTGTTGAAGATAAGGCACATTGGGCAAACCACTCTTGGAAGTGCAGCAGTTTTTGGACTCTTCATGGCAGCTGGGAGCTTGATACATTGTGGAAAATAG